A genome region from Macrotis lagotis isolate mMagLag1 chromosome 4, bilby.v1.9.chrom.fasta, whole genome shotgun sequence includes the following:
- the LOC141523002 gene encoding LOW QUALITY PROTEIN: cyclin-Q-like (The sequence of the model RefSeq protein was modified relative to this genomic sequence to represent the inferred CDS: inserted 2 bases in 1 codon), with protein MEAGVKLGMQSIPIATACTISHKFFCETKLDXPYLIAMSAIYLAGKVEEQHLQTRDIINVSHRYLNPKSEPLELDSWFWELRDSIVQCELLMLRVLHFRVSFQHHHKYLLHYRISLKNWMNRHSWERTPLSLAAWALLRDSYHGALCLQYPAQHIAVAVLYLALQCYGVEVLADSEAEKPWWQVFSEDLTKPVIDNIVSDLIQIYTMDTEIP; from the exons ATGGAGGCCGGTGTCAAGCTAGGGATGCAATCCATTCCAATTGCCACAGCCTGCACTATTTCCCATAAATTTTTCTGTGAGACCAAATTAGA CCCTTACCTAATAGCCATGTCAGCCATTTACTTGGCAGGTAAAGTGGAGGAGCAACACCTCCAAACAAGAGACATCATCAATGTCTCTCATAGGTATTTAAATCCCAAGAGTGAACCTTTGGAGTTAGACTCTTGGTTCTGGGAACTGAGGGACAGCATTGTTCAATGTGAATTACTCATGTTGAGAGTTTTGCATTTCCGGGTCTCTTTCCAGCATCACCACAAATATCTGCTTCACTACCgtatttctttaaagaattgGATGAATCGTCATAGCTGGGAGAGGACTCCCCTCTCTCTGGCAGCCTGGGCATTGCTGCGGGATAGCTATCATGGAGCATTGTGCCTTCAGTATCCTGCCCAACACATAGCTGTAGCGGTGCTCTATCTTGCTTTGCAGTGCTATGGAGTGGAGGTGCTTGCCGATTCTGAGGCAGAAAAGCCCTGGTGGCAGGTTTTTAGTGAAGACCTTACCAAGCCAGTCATTGATAACATTGTGTCTGACCTGATTCAGATTTACACAATGGACACAGAAATCCCTTAA